In Ignavibacteriales bacterium, the sequence TTCTGCGCGGAACACTCGGCAAGCGATTTGGCATATACCAGACGCTCTCAAGTACCTTTGGTTATGAACTTTGGCAGGTCAGTGATCCTCGATTAAATAGCACGGTCTCTTCGTCAGGACGTGATGCGTTCCTTACACTGTCGCTTTCCTACAGGTTTGATACGAGGGACAACTACGAATACACGACGAACGGCACGCTTATTTCTTTTGCTGTCGCAAAGAATGGATTTGGAGAATCAGAAGTAAACATTATAACGGCATATTACGACGTGCGAAAATTTTTTGGATTCAACGGGGGAAGTACCTTCGGTGTGCGGACAGCTGGATCCTTTGCATGGGGCGGTATCATTCCTTCGTACCGGCATGCCTTCTTCGGATATGATGAACGCATTCGCGGATATTTTTATAAAAAGATTGAGGCAGAAAACAAAATAAGTGCAAGCATTGAACTGCGCCTGCCGATTTTTCTGCCGCGGTATTTAGAAATTGATTGGTTCCCCGTGCCGGAATTCCAAAAACTCCGCTACGGCTTATATTTCGGTATATTTGCTGATGCAGGAAAAGCATGGTCGCGCAGTCAAGTGCTGTCGGAACAGCCTTGGTATTTAGGATATGGAGCGGGATTGCAATTTCTTCTCCCGTACGGATTTACTATTCGCACAGAAACAGCGATAAACAACTTGGACAAGACCGAATACTTCATCGACTTTGATACATCATTTTAAATCCTCGGTCGTTCCCAAGAAAAAGGGAATTTAAACCCGAGTGTTATTATGGAATATTTATCATGGATTACTTCTACGTCAAATTGGAAGATGTAACAAGCCATGGATTAACGCTGCGCGGCGATGAATCGAAACATCTTGTCCGCGTGCTGAGAAAGAATATTGGCGACACCATCTTTGTGACTGATGGAAATGAGATGATGTATCAGGCGGTTATTGCAGAGATAGGAAAGACGGATACACGCTGTACTATTGCTGCAATCCATCGTAAGTACAACGAACCATCGATTGATGTCACGCTTGCCGTTTCGTTATTAAAAAATCCTGCAAGGTTTGACTATTTGGTGGAAAAGACTACAGAACTTGGTGTGCGGACAATCCTTCCTGTTTCTTGTGAGCGTACCATATCTCACAACGAAAAACATGAGCGTTTGGAAAAGATCGCTCTTTCGGCAATGAAGCAATGCGGGCGCAGCTGGCTTCCCCGGATTCAGCCATTGCAAAGTTTTAGATCGATAGTAGATAATTCCTCTCACTATCAGCTGAAATTCGTTCTTCATGAAAAAACCGATTTCTCGCATTCAATTGCATCAGAATTGATATTGCACGACGATCTTCACTCGCTCCTCATTGTCGTTGGACCCGAAGGTGGTTTTACCGAAGAAGAAATAGCGTATGCATCACATGCTGGATTCAAGTCTATCTTGCTTGGCACACGCCGCCTGCGTACAGAAACAGCGGCGGTAGTAGCGGTAAGCCATGTGCTTGTGTGATTCTCTGGTTACGTCGTCTCTTCAGCATCCAAGCCAAATTCAACGGGTCTGTGCCGTTATAATATCTGGAACGTCTCACGTTCGACGAGACATGCTTTCGTTTTCGATTTATTGATGAACCGGAAGTCAATCCGAAAAGTGGTTTGGATGCTATGCCTGTAGCAGGCAAGCTCATTTGGTCAGAGAGCGCCTTGTCGGGCGGCATTTTGCTGATTTAATATTTGGTAAAATTATGATCCATAATTTTCCTTCTATTTGATGACATAAGCAATGGGAACGAATCCGACGCTCGAAAAACTCCATCATTGTCCCAAAAATTTTAAGAGAGCCTTTACGGTTTCATCTGGTGATTCTTCCTGCGGCATATGGCCACAATTTGGAATGATCACCAACTGTGAGTTCTGAATATCGCGGTGCAGCCTCTGACCATGCTCCAAAGGAATTGCCGGATCGTTTGCCCCCCAAATGATCAATGTGGGGACGGCAATAGTTTTGATTAAGGCTGAGATAGAATCCGGATTTGCAGGAATCATTTGTCTGGCACAATCGACAAACGAATCATAACTCCCTGGTTGTCTCAAATATTCAGCATGTCTTGCTATCCTCTCTTCCGACACTTTACTTGCATCATAAAAAAGATAGTACAAGATAAAGCCTGCCATTATTTGAGTCGGGACGAGGTTCATGACTATCCAATTTATTACTGGTTTTCTCAGAACATCAATGAAGAAGGGGAATACTTGTTCATACGCGGCGGCATCGATCAAAATGAGCCGACGAACATTACCACGGGCATTGTCAGATCGATCCTTGAGATACGCAATTACCGAGACTGCACCACCATAAGAATTTCCCACAAGGGTGATGTCATGGATATGATGTGTCTTGAGAAAAGCGAGAACGATTTCAGCTTGATCTTCAAGAGAATATTTGCCGTCGTCAGGTTTTGATGACAAACCAAATCCTTTTAAGTCTAAAAAGATGAGCGTATTTCCTTTGGAAAGCGGTAATTGGATGTCTCGCCAGGTTTCTACAGAAGCTCCAAAACCATGGAGAAATACAATAGTGGAGTTCCCATTGCCGTGAATCTCGTAGTTGATTTGTATTTTGTCGGAATAATCGAATGTTCCATGAAAAATATCAGTCTCTTTGCTGATATTCGTTGCACAGTTGCTTAAAAAAAATAACAAAAGAAAAACGATGATTGATTTACGCATCTCTTTTTGGATCTAATTTGATATCTTGTGCAGATGAATTATTATGGTCTTTCGATATTTCAAAACGTAATCTAATGGATGGACTCCTGATAAATCGGGATGCTGCATTGATAACTTTTGCGCCTGAGGCGCATGAGCCTCTGGAGCACAAGCTATACTACACGATGCACATCATAAATTAATATCTTTTTAATTTGAATGCTAAATAAGAAATTGTTTCGTGCTCTGCGCGATAAATATTCAGATTTCCGGCTGTCAGTGAGCGCCCGGTCAGCTGGCGGCGGTTGTTCTCAAGTGATTCTATGCCCCGCCTTAGTTAGTGTTTGGCAAGTAATCTCGAACGACTTCTCACGCACAAGAATGAGATCTGTATCATAGGTAGAGAGCGTAAAGATGCTCACGCCATTCTCAGCAGGTGAGGTTACGCGTTTTATGCGCCCCGCTTTCTTGAAGCGGGATTGCGGGAAGCGCTTGGTTAACCGGCGTGAATTATTTATGATATATTAAAAAGCCGTTTCTAATCCTATCGAATAGATAAATCCATCATAAGAAAAACTATTCATGCCAATGAAATTGTTATTGTCGCGATAATACCAAATGTTGAGCCAACGAGATGAAACCTCAAGATTTAATATGACGGAATTGACAATTTCTAATCTCGGTGACAATATGAAGTAGAGTCCGAAACCTTGACCATTACTAGATGCCATTACAGATGGATACCCCGTGAGCGATGATTCTTCTCGTATCTGTGCAAGAGCATATATCACTCCTAATTCGGCTCTCACCCCTGACAATTGAGGATTGCTAATACCACCACCAATACTCATTGGATACACTATATGATTTGTTTTGATACTTGCATCAATATTTCCAGTTGGTGTCATAAATGGAAAATAGGTCTCCCTGCTGACCGTAAAACGTGATACTCGAACTGAACCAAAATACCAATCTTTATGCGGACGATAGAATGTTGATAGAGTAAACATGGGAGATACTGAAACATTGCTATGCTGGTTCGAAACCGCCATAACACCAGGGGTAATAGCACCAACAAAAAACGTTGGTTGAGTAAGATACTCGACATCACGATAATAACTTGAAGTGCTTCCGCCCCTAAGGTTTGTCATACTGCCTGAAAACATAAAAGTGAATTTCGGTAGCTTACTAGTAGAATCCATTAATACGGTTTGAGAATGTAAACTATTTATTCCGAGAAATAGTATTAGCAGTATTTTCATATTAATTGACTACTCTATAAATTAGAAGACGGCAAATTGGAGGATCAGAGTATGCCCACCCACTGAGTTCGACATAATAAAAACCCGCGGGCGCTTGTTTATTGTTTTGATAGGTTCCATTCCATAAAACAGTGTAAATCCCCGATTGGTGTGAAGCAGAATCAACAAGAACGATTGTTTCCTGTTGAGACATATCATGGATTGTTAAACGCAACTTATGTGGTGATGACGCTGGAGGAACTGTATATGTTATAAAAAGAGAATCAGAAAACGGATTCGGTGATGCTGATAGCTGATAATTACTTGGAATTCGTCCGTATTGGGCATCGATCATAAACGTTTCTTTATAGCATGCAATCAACCCAATAACTATTAATATTAAAAATAAATATGACTTCATAGACATTATCGTGTAATTGTATGATTTATAGAACATGCCCGCTAACGGACGTGCCCCGATACATGGGGATGCGGCGCGAGATTATTATTTACTTGTTGAGCCTGCGAAATCCCGCTTCGGCGGGAACTCTTTCCTTTTTAAAATGGTTAGGCAACACGTTATAATAAAGTACTTTCCATACTCCTAATGAATCCTTAGTAGAAATAATTGATATTATATTTGAAATAGAATCATTATTAGAATTACTTACACTACTGGTGCTGACTGTTGCAAAATTTGCGTTTTGTTTATCAGCATCGACAATAATCTGTTGCCATACGTACATTGCCTCTTGCCGCAAAGCGAGTGTGTCTGCGCCATTTATTTCTGATTGATATATTACAGTAAATATTTTACGTCCATTTATCACTTCACTAGTAGATGTATTAATTGGAACGATTTGTTTACCAGACAGCGATTTGTATGGCCCGAGTGAATTGAATTTGATAAAACGCTCATATCGGTTTACTTCAAAGAAAACAGTAAACAGATACAATATGGCAACAACAACTTGGATCCTTTTAGTGATTAAATAAAATCGTTGACGTTCTGGAAATAATTTGGTTCTTAATAGAATAAACAAAACGGGAAGAATAAGGATACTCAGCACCACCTGCAAGATTACCCACTTAGAGAAGAAATTGTAGGATTCAATATGCATCATCGTCCAAGTAGAAACTGTTATAATCAATATACAGCAGATCGTAGTTGTTATGCTCCAAATAAGGGAGATTATCAAGAATATTTTCGAGGATTTTTTCAATTTGTTATTCTCCTTAACGCGCTGCCTAACGGTTGGCGGCTAAGTCCGTCCCGATATTACATATCGGGACGCGATCGCGATCCCGCTTGGCGGGATCGGACTGCCGCGTTGAAAAGTTTCGCGATGCACTCAAGGAAACAGGTTCACACTACTAACTGAATTATTAAGCACTAAACCTCTACTCGCAATGTAAATTGCTAACACGCTCATCCGTCAGCTTGTTGAACGTTTTGTGTGAAACCCCGCTCTTTTTGCGGGGAGCCGCTGGTTAGGCAACACATTATGATTTATGTTCATTGCTGAATATCTGTAAAACTTTACGAATTACATGCCGCTTAAACTTTCTGACGCGGGCGGTGCAACCGGAACTTGACCTTATCAACTTAAAACAAAAATACATCTCTTCTTATAAGCCTAGACTTATTTGTATATGCTAATCTTTTACGATATCGGCCACACCCTCAAGGGCATTCGCAGAGCCAGAACTACGTAGTTGAAACGAGCGAGTGGCAGCTCCAATTGCTAAAGCCCAGAGGAGCCAGCTACTATAGAAGAGATATGGAACCCAGATCGCCATACCTTTAACGCCGATATCTTCTCCCTTTAATAAATTAGAAAACAACACCCAGCAGGCAATCGGCCCGATCAACGCGACGATGGCCGTTGCGGACCAGCCTGCAAACACTAACAGCCGACGCGGCAACCAGCAACGTTTTGAGACCAGAAACAGGGAAAGAGCGGCAGCCACTAACCATGGAATAGATGCAAGCCAAGGGATAAAACCAATGCCAGCCACACCGGGTTTCATTAACCCCAATGTTCCTCCCAGTGCCCAACATGTCCTAAGGATCGGATAGGGTAGTGCCAGCATGAACGCGGCATAACCGTACCATGTAGTCACGTGCCTGGGTTTAAGTGTGACAGGACGTGCAAGGACAAGACGCGCAAGTATAACAACAGAGGCGAGAGCCAGAGCCTTAGTTGCAAGCGCCGGCCAGTCAACGGGAAAGGGTATGAGACCTGTTATGCGCAATAAGTCGAGCGGTAGCCCGTTGGCTATCCACACCATCAGCAGGAGACTGCCCCAACGAAGTGTTTGCTGTACGCGAAGCCCTTGGGGACTACCATTCATTTGTATGAGCCCCACTGCGACAAACCCGATGGCAATAAA encodes:
- a CDS encoding RsmE family RNA methyltransferase, producing MDYFYVKLEDVTSHGLTLRGDESKHLVRVLRKNIGDTIFVTDGNEMMYQAVIAEIGKTDTRCTIAAIHRKYNEPSIDVTLAVSLLKNPARFDYLVEKTTELGVRTILPVSCERTISHNEKHERLEKIALSAMKQCGRSWLPRIQPLQSFRSIVDNSSHYQLKFVLHEKTDFSHSIASELILHDDLHSLLIVVGPEGGFTEEEIAYASHAGFKSILLGTRRLRTETAAVVAVSHVLV
- a CDS encoding alpha/beta hydrolase is translated as MRKSIIVFLLLFFLSNCATNISKETDIFHGTFDYSDKIQINYEIHGNGNSTIVFLHGFGASVETWRDIQLPLSKGNTLIFLDLKGFGLSSKPDDGKYSLEDQAEIVLAFLKTHHIHDITLVGNSYGGAVSVIAYLKDRSDNARGNVRRLILIDAAAYEQVFPFFIDVLRKPVINWIVMNLVPTQIMAGFILYYLFYDASKVSEERIARHAEYLRQPGSYDSFVDCARQMIPANPDSISALIKTIAVPTLIIWGANDPAIPLEHGQRLHRDIQNSQLVIIPNCGHMPQEESPDETVKALLKFLGQ